The Pantoea sp. At-9b genome includes a window with the following:
- the mug gene encoding G/U mismatch-specific DNA glycosylase, whose product MSDHNIRDIIAPHLQVLFCGINPGQSSAHTGFHFAHPGNRFWKVIHLAGFTHEQLKPEQEQRLLETGCGITMLVERPTVQATELAGDELRDGGSRLQEKVLRYQPRALAVLGKDAFQRAFRQRKVEWGEQQQMLGDTRLWVLPNPSGLNRASLEEMAAAYRQLRESLPLS is encoded by the coding sequence ATGAGTGATCACAACATTCGCGATATTATCGCCCCGCATTTGCAGGTACTGTTCTGCGGTATCAATCCGGGCCAATCCTCGGCGCATACCGGTTTCCACTTTGCGCATCCAGGGAATCGCTTCTGGAAGGTGATCCATCTGGCGGGATTTACTCATGAGCAGCTTAAGCCAGAGCAGGAACAGCGATTGCTGGAAACCGGTTGTGGCATCACCATGTTGGTGGAGCGTCCTACCGTGCAGGCTACGGAGCTGGCGGGTGACGAACTGCGTGATGGCGGTAGTCGATTGCAGGAAAAAGTTCTGCGTTATCAGCCGCGTGCGCTGGCTGTGCTGGGCAAAGATGCCTTCCAGCGCGCGTTTCGCCAACGTAAGGTGGAGTGGGGCGAGCAGCAGCAGATGCTCGGTGATACCCGCCTGTGGGTGTTGCCTAATCCGAGTGGTCTGAATCGAGCTTCGCTGGAGGAGATGGCTGCCGCCTATCGTCAGTTGCGTGAATCGCTACCGCTGAGTTGA
- a CDS encoding TetR/AcrR family transcriptional regulator yields the protein MEKLSHKARTRQRILDEAAKVMRECGTESIGVAALMKRVGLTHGGFYAHFASRDALVEAVIEQMFADSALRLAEIVQIKDPAQRLEQLIDNYLSDQHRAMPGEGCPLPALASEMAHLPLEARKLFSLRREVVRQRLAEPLQQLGTPRADSLAASMLAEMVGAMALARACPDDTEAQHILADSRQSVKQRAGLALA from the coding sequence ATGGAAAAGCTGAGTCACAAAGCGCGCACGCGCCAGCGCATTCTTGATGAGGCGGCGAAAGTGATGCGTGAGTGTGGCACTGAAAGCATTGGCGTAGCCGCGCTGATGAAGCGTGTCGGTTTAACGCATGGTGGCTTCTATGCCCACTTCGCATCGCGTGATGCCCTGGTGGAGGCCGTGATTGAGCAGATGTTTGCTGACTCCGCGCTGCGTTTGGCTGAGATTGTACAGATCAAAGACCCGGCCCAGCGGCTGGAACAGCTGATCGATAATTATCTCTCCGATCAACATCGTGCGATGCCGGGTGAAGGATGCCCTCTCCCCGCACTGGCCAGCGAAATGGCGCATTTGCCGCTGGAGGCGCGTAAGCTATTTTCCCTGCGACGTGAAGTGGTGCGTCAGCGTCTGGCCGAACCCTTGCAGCAGTTGGGAACTCCTCGGGCTGATAGCCTCGCCGCCAGTATGCTGGCCGAGATGGTCGGGGCAATGGCGCTGGCACGTGCTTGTCCGGACGATACTGAGGCGCAGCATATCCTGGCTGACAGCCGTCAGTCGGTGAAGCAACGTGCTGGGTTGGCGCTGGCATGA
- a CDS encoding SDR family oxidoreductase has translation MSSSQLALITGASSGIGATYAKQLAARGYNLILVARDAARLNALAQSLRESAGVEVSVLPADLTNPQDLQRVEQEIRDNHQITLLLNNAGMSVEGEFIDADIARIQTMLALNIVAPTQLAHVAAQAFRARGHGTIINIASVLALIHERFNGAYDATKSFVLTLTRALQRELAESGVHVQAVLPGATRTEIFDRSGTPITTFPAEMLMEVDDLVSAALSGLDAGELVTIPSLENTGLWQDFDNARLALQPYLSLNKPASRYQQA, from the coding sequence ATGTCATCATCTCAACTGGCTTTGATCACCGGCGCATCCAGCGGTATTGGCGCGACTTATGCAAAACAACTGGCCGCTCGCGGTTACAACCTGATTCTGGTCGCACGCGATGCCGCCCGCCTGAACGCGCTGGCGCAAAGCTTGCGGGAATCAGCAGGGGTGGAAGTCTCCGTTCTCCCGGCCGATCTCACCAACCCGCAGGATTTGCAGCGTGTTGAACAGGAAATTCGTGATAACCACCAAATCACCCTGCTGCTGAATAACGCGGGTATGAGCGTCGAGGGCGAATTCATTGACGCGGATATCGCACGTATTCAAACCATGCTGGCGTTGAATATTGTGGCCCCCACGCAGTTAGCGCACGTCGCAGCCCAGGCATTTCGCGCTCGCGGTCACGGCACCATCATCAACATTGCATCGGTGCTGGCATTGATTCATGAACGTTTTAACGGTGCTTATGACGCCACAAAATCCTTTGTCTTAACCCTGACCCGCGCGTTGCAACGCGAGCTGGCGGAGAGCGGCGTCCATGTCCAGGCGGTGCTGCCAGGGGCAACACGTACCGAAATTTTCGATCGTTCAGGCACACCGATTACGACATTCCCGGCAGAAATGCTGATGGAGGTAGACGATTTGGTGAGCGCGGCGTTGAGCGGACTGGATGCGGGTGAGCTGGTCACCATTCCATCACTGGAAAACACGGGCCTGTGGCAAGATTTTGATAACGCCCGACTGGCGCTGCAACCCTATTTATCGCTGAACAAACCCGCGTCGCGCTATCAACAGGCATGA